Below is a genomic region from Plasmodium relictum strain SGS1 genome assembly, chromosome: 13.
TTAACAATTtcatcaattttattttttatattgttacTTGAAATATATTCcttattattatcaatatGATTTCTATTTgtcaaaaattttttactaattaaattaattccATTTTTGATATCCATTTTATTGTTTgtgttattaaaataataactaGAATgattttgtttattaatgTTTACGTgcatattaatatttttatcattggTAAAATTGTAGATTTCTTCTTTAATATAATCTTCCTCTACATATTCTTTATAAGCATTATTTTgttcaatattatttattatgcAGTTACTTCTTTCTTTGTTATcgttattattaaaattattaaagcaTATATCATCACAGCCATTAACATATCCATTATTATTAGtagtaatataaatattactgTTTTTACTAAACtcattatatttacatatatcactgtttaagtttttaaaattaattttccTATTATGTTCAGTGTTCGTTTtgctattatttttattactaaaaaaactattttcatttactTTTCCTTCATATTTATTGTGTTCGCTAAATGTTTTTACAGTGCAATTATTTTTAACTCCTTTTAGATCAGATGTATAAGTGTCATTTATTGTGTTACCATTATCATTTTCAATGCTTACATTGTAATAacatttttcatattcataactatctttttttatattcacaTTTTCTTCACATAATAAACTCTGTTTTTTAGATAAATCCTTTATATTACTTAGATTATTACcttctataatttttgtgTTTACATTAATTAATGgattattatttatgtattttttgttttcagCATTatcatttgatttttttatattataattatctaTTTGATCtagtatatttaaaatgtttataattttgttatataaatttattttaaaattttcataatttaaattgGCCTTTccttctatttttaattcaacATTTGATTTATCAAAATAACCTCcatcattattatattcatatatggaattgaaaatattattattattattaatattactcatataattatttacaaGAATACTCATATATGTTATTAATTCATTCtgattattttgaaaaaatttatataaattatcatGCGCAATGAATTTGCCAGAtgtatcatttaaattttcatttatatttttatgaaatttattttcaatagaaatttttacatttaaattattttcatccaAATTATTTgagttatatttattattatcactcGTTGAAATTTCATCATAATTAtgacaatttttatttttaaaatcgtCATTATTTATCTCATAATCAAATTTTCTAgtcatattttctttatatgaaagattatcaaaatatattgaattcataaaaatgttatttttactttctttttttaatatatttgtgTTAATCTCATTCTCATCAATGTGCTTTTTTAAAAGATCTttattattcaaaatattCGTATAATTTAgtgaattatttatttttaattttacaatttctttctcttttaatttatcactGTTTTTATAGTTATTAAATGCGCCATAATCTTTTgttttatgaatattttcattttcctcATGTTTTAAGTCCTCTGAATTTCTTAAATAAGCATTATTTGTATATTGATAAccaaatatattaaaataaagctTATTCTTATCTAACCCATATAGAtgctttaattttttttcaaaactTTTTAAATCAAAGGATTTATTGGAATTATACAATGATCTTAAGATATAATTTAAGATGTACTCTTTCTTATAgcaagaataataaaaattattacttaaataataatctttttcatttatcaAGGAATTTAAacaaatgaagaaatttttatttcttactATATCGCAAATTtgattattaatatttataaaaatctcAAAAATGTCCTTGTGCTTTAATAGAAGaaatactaataataatattttttcattaaaatttaaatcattataataaatacatctttttccttttattgaaaaatgcttgtttaaaaaatttcttctatatctttttttaagttCACTGTTTCTAACATTTGTATTTATGTGtttattcaaattttttaagcTCATACATAGtcttttatattcttttatgtttatatgaagtatttcattatatatatatctatttaattttatcttatttttcctaaatatatttttaatcatatatttttttcttttttttctgacttttttaatcatatttttcttatttaataaaacgtattcttcattttttttttttaaataatttgtatttttcaatttttctatattattattattattattattattatcattattattattattattattattattattattatcattattattattattattattattattattattattattattattattattattattattattattattattattatNNNNNNNNNNNNNNNNNNNNNNNNNNNNNNNNNNNNNNNNNNNNNNNNNNNNNNNNNNNNNNNNNNNNNNNNNNNNNNNNNNNNNNNNNNNNNNNNNNNNNNNNNNNNNNNNNNNNNNNNNNNNNNNNNNNNNNNNNNNNNNNNNNNNNNNNNNNNNNNNNNNNNNNNNNNNNNNNNNNNNNNNNNNNNNNNNNNNNNNNNNNNNNNNNNNNNNNNNNNNNNNNNNNNNNNNNNNNNNNNNNNNNNNNNNNNNNNNNNNNNNNNNNNNNNNNNNNNNNNNNNNNNNNNNNNNNNNNNNNNAGTtctctttataattttcctttttttttttttttttgtagaatcttttatttatattgacatatatatatatatgtgtttataaatatttaaattgaaatatttttttatttgttgtTGTCAAATACATATATGATCTTTAGTTAAATATGAGAAAAACATCAAGCGAAAATAATGCTGATTCAGAGTTAAGTTCAGCTTCTAGAGGAAAATTTAAaggaaaagaagaaaaaaatgaagagaaATTAAGTGATTTCaataaagaaaagaaaaagaatgaaaaaaaaaaaaatacaaataaagaGAAGAAAACATCTACTACAAAAAGGACGGGAacatgtaaaaataaaataaaatttttagtagataacataattataatacttattattttgtcatttcttcttttaatatcCTTTAAGTATCTTGAAGAACAATATTCCATCGAATCTTATCTTGAAGATGAAGATACTTTTGATTATTACGAAGTTTTGAAATGCAAAAGAGGTGAtgatattcaaaaaataaaaaagaattatcgTGATTTATCTAAGCAATATCATCCAgatagtaataaaaattgcAAAGATTgcgaaaaaaaatttcaagaAATAACAAAGGCTTATAAGACACTGTCAGATGCTAGATTAAAAAAAGCATATGATAATTCTAAGGGAAAggttttaaaattaattgaaTCAAATAGTATTAAtctaaatgaaaaaaattttacagaTTTAGTAGAAAACTCTAGTGATTATTGGATAATTCAGATTTATTCTGATACAGATAGCTTATGCTTAAGTTTCTCAAGAATATGGGAAGAAAGTTTTGATAAATATCacgaatatataaaatttggtagaataaatatatcaaCTGATAAAAagttagtaaaaaaaaaaattccttttaatgttaaaatatttccTACCATTTTTATATTGTCTCCTGATGGTTCTTATCAACTGTattcaaatatttataaCTCCACTTCTAAagattttcaaaattttattttaagtaATTATCCTAACtacatatttaatttaaccatttttaataaatcttttcaaaataaaaatgaattacaAGTTAGGCAAACACACATAGATAAAAATCACAAAGTAATATTATTAACAAACAAAACAAAACTAGGTCTTCAAGTCAAACAAGTAACTTATAAATTTCGTAATATTTATCCAACATATgcaattaaatataatgaaattgatagtattttaaatgattctattaaaaaatcaATAATAGATTCATTGAAAGTAttaagtattaaaaaaaatgaatatataaaagaaaatgaaaatttggattattttttattagttaaTAATAATCAAGTAAAAGCTATAAGAAGAATTTCCCCaagtaatattaaaaatgtatattatgatgctttaaaaaagaattttgtAGAAGTcaattcaaataatattgaTGCAGTTTGCTCAACGGTAGGTTCAAGGCATACCTATTgttatgtaatttttattgataatttagaagatgaaaaagctttaaattatataaaaaaaagttatcaACATATAAACAATTCTTATAATGAATTTGTAGCAAAGTTAGGAAACGAAGAAAATGATGAACAGTTTTTCATTCAACCAGtatatgtattaaaaaagCACTTAacgaaaaaatttataaattttataaatgaaaaatccattaataaatatgattCGTTTTTTCTTGATTTTTCATCCAACACATTTGCTGttattaatgaaattaaaaatttaagtgattattctcaaaaaaaagatgacGTTTCTTTTCTTGAGAAAATATACAAAGATATCGAAATATTAAACTTTGAAAAAATACCTAAATACTGTTTGCCATTCAACGTTAACTGTTTATATAACGTAAAATcaactttattttataaaatttacaacatttttaaaagaacaaCAAAAATGCAAATTATGATATCTATATTAATTGCATATGTGTTATTACCATCATTTAAACAATATGGAAGaattaaatatgtttttttaacattttcaatagttttatcaatttttgcaataaatttaaaagatttgTTTATGTTGTTTTCGAATTAGTGCtatgtatataatatttatatatttgtatttatttaagtatttatgtgtttatttttttcatttgattactatttacttattttttattttttttttttatattttttttttatttatttttttttttttgttattatcattatgATAGCAAATTATGCGCATTATAAAGGgtaatatatttacattatctttttaacaatataaataatatattttgttaatataatattataaatccATGTGCATATGTGTTAATAaccatatttataaatagtaaaacaaatataattttttaattacaaaaaatagaaagaaaaagagaaaaaaagaaaaaaagaaaaaaagaaaagtaattatatataaatatatatataattgttaataaaaaacatcATATGCCTAATTAGAatatcttataaaaaaaataaatcttaATATTAAAGTTATATTGATATAATGCACATATTTACagacaatatatatatgtatataatattatactaaatataaactaaaaattacttaaaaaagatagaaaaaaatatgtatttttttatatatcatgtaaaagataaataaCATTAAAGTTAATatttgaagaaataaaatttatgataTGCTATAAACAATAAGAATCAAACTAATTAACCCAACTACGAAACCAtacataattattaaaacaaTTTCTAGAACTTGAAATTTTTTGCATAACTGTTTAcctagaataaaaaaaaaatacatatatatatatatatatatatattcacttatataataattaattaaaaaattaaccAATATTAAAAGAACATCTTATAGCTAAATATACACCAGTAATTATAGAGATCAAAGAAAATAGCAATGTAATAATATTGCTTGATATAACTGATTTAGCACatgattttatttcttcttcatttttaaaagcAAGCTTTCTTTTAATCTTTTCAGttgaatcattttttttttcttttgtctTATCTAAGGATAAGTTTCTAGAAATTTGATCACTCATcctaatatataataattattatcacAGTTTTGTATATATGAGTAAATtctcttttatattatatagaattataaataatattttattattatttttttatttttatttttaagaaaaaggATTTTTTGAAactagtttttttttaaatgtaactATTGTATTTAGcaacaaatatttttataagaactaatttttttttcaattttaaaactttttatttatattttatttttttataaaaaggttatatattcttaaataatataatttcttatttaaaaaataaaataaactactataaatatttttcttaaaaaatttttttttaaaaacataaattatttgttgTTAGATAAgaacaaatttttattttttatttttatgagaattttttttttcccccttttcaaatataatatatttcattatgctttaaaatatatattattttttattttttgaattatattattaaggAAATATGCCTTTTAgtattttatgttttaataatACATGAAAATTAtctctatttttaatatactttCATAGAttgaaataagaaaataaaattatgatataaaaatatttatttcaaaattaatcgaattttttaatttttacttataacttttctaattatattttaaaataaattctcTATTACAAGCCTACATGATATTCTTTTAtagaaaacaaaatatatagtaTTGTTCATATACACAAACTGTTACAATGCAGCtttgtttatttttcatattattttataaactcacttaaaaattattaattaattttaattataataaatttatgaaataataaaaagaagaaatactGAAGAATCCTATacgtttatttatataatcttttataatttttttctatatttttgtGAGAAATAACTTAgcattaattttaaattaataatgtaggaaattaatataataaaatttctgttatatataactttaaaaatattgatgGATTAAAAGTTAACTTTAAGTCTATATAGATCTAAATGTTTAAATTatagataaaatatatattattatattatttatttatttatttttttttttttttctcctcTTAGAATATTGTTTCTTatgatattttataaaatataaatctaAAAACAaatcttaatttttctttataatgtctcttaattataaaaataaatatacatatatataggaTTTTGgtataagaaaattattaaaaaataaccgtttattttatacttttttttttttaaataatttataaatgagAACATCATTATTTTCCTATGACAAAATACATAATTAACAGAatttaatgttttttataaacaaaaaCCATATAAGTAATtcacaaataaaaataaatgtttttgaaattaatttaaaaaattttattctaaatttttttacatagaCTAATTACTAAAATGTATTTTAAGTGTTTAAATTTTTGAGTAAAGcgaataaatatgaaaattaatttcatgatttataattataattatatttactcattgaatttaaaaagtatataaaaagGAGGAATATTAATTGAAATTTATCCAATCATTTGTTATATTggcaatttttatttttaaaaaaaaatattttttacgagttaataatatttatattttttatttctattttatataattttttttttttttttgtttttttatatcaataattaaaatttttaatttttatattttgttatatatattaatataaatatttaataatttttttttttttcttctcataatattttacatcataaataaattcttctattaataaaatgaataaagaAATAGCAAAATATGATTTAGAAAGTGCAAAAGgagaatttaaaaagaataaaaatgaaggCAAAAGTATTTTTGAAAGAGCAAAGCCCTTTATGGTTGGGGGAGTAAGTGGGATGTTTGCAACATTTTGTATTCAACCATTAGATATGATAAAAGTAAGAATTCAATTAAATGCTGAAGGAAAAAATGCAAATAGAAATCCATTTATAGTAGCTaaagatattataaaaaatgaaggaATGCTATCATTATACAAAGGGTTAGACGCAGGTTTAACTCGCCAAATAGTTTATACAACAGCAAGATTGGGATTATTTCGTACTTTCTCAGATATGGTAAAAAAAGATGGTGAACCATTacctttttataaaaaatgtttttgtGCTTTAGCGGCTGGGGCACTAGGAGCATTTATTGGAAATCCAGCAGATTTGTCATTAATTAGATTACAAGCAGATAGTACTCTAccaaaagaattaaaaagaaattataatgGTGTTTTTAATGCATTATATAGGATATCTAAAGAAGAAGGTGTTCGATCACTATGGAAGGGATCGGTTCCAACTATTGCAAGAGCAATGTCTTTAAATTTAGGTATGCTATCAACTTATGATCAATCAAAAGAGATcttagaaaaatatttaggtTCTGGTATGAAAACTAACTTAGCTGCTAGCGTTATCAGTGGTTTTTTTGCTACCACCTTAAGTTTACCTTTTGATTTTGTTAAAACCTGTATGCAAAAAATGAAAGCAGATccaattacaaaaaaaatgccCTATAAGAATATGCTTGATTGTGCATGTCAGATGTACAAAAAAGGgggtatttttattttttattcaagtTATCCTACATATTATGTTCGTATTGCACCGCATGCTATGATTACCCTTATAACAGTCGAtttcataaataattttataaaaaaaatttcctaGATTCAGTTGAAcataatatacatatatacacatgtgtatttaaaaattcatacttttttttttgagaaaattaataaaataaaacactTCTGCttgtttatttattctcTTTATATGCTATTTttatagtaattttttttttttttattttaaagattttaaaatattatgtataaaaataatattaatttaaaagaacTATTAATAAAGGCGCATAatgctttattttttttcatttgcaATCATGTTTTCATATACTTgtaaaagaatttaaaatgTCTATATTAagattttttcataattttttaacattatataattttgattccttctaatttttttataatgcaaaatactaaaatatacttaaagcttttttttttttattatgtttaaTCGTTTCAAAATAAGTTGTTTTAATATGTATCAtgctattttaaaaaataaatatattttcttttgtcTATAGAATAAGAGAATAATGCATAGGTATTTTTGATTtctcaattttttattgttttctaTTCTctaagaatttttaaaaatttgaagTGTatcttgttttttttttttatttcattaaaaacaTATCATATCTAACTAAAGAGTAttcaatttaaaattttagtttaataataatatcatatatatatgaaaattaaatatgTACGATTATTATGCAGCTATTCttgatatataaaattatttatcaaGATGCATAATTAATCTAAAACTGTTATtcatctttatatatataaaaaaaacctAATAGAAATCTAAATCTAAGTCTAAATATAGAATTTATTAACATTTATCGTAGGAGAAAAATTTCTATATAGATTAAACTATaagtttatatttattatatatttcaacaatataaataaaaaaaaaaatttttaaaagtaatgGTAATTCCTTCTTAATGTATTctgcatatttttttattattataattcttttcatttaatttaattatttatttattttattattgttttttttttttttttgttatactTTTAAACTATGTTAagtattttgaaataaaaaaggggatttttaaaaatattaaaaaataaaaatcatataaaatGCTATATGTattgttaaaaaatatattacataAAACGGTTAAGTactaaataacaaaaaatatgaatcacttaaaaaaaaataaataatgattaataaaatataaagaatataataaaatataatatgcatatatatatatatatatatatagtatgGTAAAATgcattaaatattaaataaaaaaagtgttataaagaaaaaatgttaaaCTTATtagatattattttttattactatttttttttttaaataaaataaaaaaactaaaaagcATTTTACGATgttaattttgaaaatatctttaagaagaattaaaaataactt
It encodes:
- the DTC gene encoding dicarboxylate/tricarboxylate carrier, putative; protein product: MNKEIAKYDLESAKGEFKKNKNEGKSIFERAKPFMVGGVSGMFATFCIQPLDMIKVRIQLNAEGKNANRNPFIVAKDIIKNEGMLSLYKGLDAGLTRQIVYTTARLGLFRTFSDMVKKDGEPLPFYKKCFCALAAGALGAFIGNPADLSLIRLQADSTLPKELKRNYNGVFNALYRISKEEGVRSLWKGSVPTIARAMSLNLGMLSTYDQSKEILEKYLGSGMKTNLAASVISGFFATTLSLPFDFVKTCMQKMKADPITKKMPYKNMLDCACQMYKKGGIFIFYSSYPTYYVRIAPHAMITLITVDFINNFIKKIS
- a CDS encoding DnaJ protein, putative, whose protein sequence is MRKTSSENNADSELSSASRGKFKGKEEKNEEKLSDFNKEKKKNEKKKNTNKEKKTSTTKRTGTCKNKIKFLVDNIIIILIILSFLLLISFKYLEEQYSIESYLEDEDTFDYYEVLKCKRGDDIQKIKKNYRDLSKQYHPDSNKNCKDCEKKFQEITKAYKTLSDARLKKAYDNSKGKVLKLIESNSINLNEKNFTDLVENSSDYWIIQIYSDTDSLCLSFSRIWEESFDKYHEYIKFGRINISTDKKLVKKKIPFNVKIFPTIFILSPDGSYQLYSNIYNSTSKDFQNFILSNYPNYIFNLTIFNKSFQNKNELQVRQTHIDKNHKVILLTNKTKLGLQVKQVTYKFRNIYPTYAIKYNEIDSILNDSIKKSIIDSLKVLSIKKNEYIKENENLDYFLLVNNNQVKAIRRISPSNIKNVYYDALKKNFVEVNSNNIDAVCSTVGSRHTYCYVIFIDNLEDEKALNYIKKSYQHINNSYNEFVAKLGNEENDEQFFIQPVYVLKKHLTKKFINFINEKSINKYDSFFLDFSSNTFAVINEIKNLSDYSQKKDDVSFLEKIYKDIEILNFEKIPKYCLPFNVNCLYNVKSTLFYKIYNIFKRTTKMQIMISILIAYVLLPSFKQYGRIKYVFLTFSIVLSIFAINLKDLFMLFSN